A region of the Drosophila ananassae strain 14024-0371.13 chromosome XL, ASM1763931v2, whole genome shotgun sequence genome:
CACCTCCGTCTGTTTCATCACCTCGATGGTCTGGGTTACCAGCGAGCTTCTCAACTCCACGGTGTGCCTGTGAGTTACAGAATTATCAACGTTTTGTCCACTGAACTCTCTTACTTCTTTATATTCACCGCATTTCTTTCGGAAGGTGCTCATAATTTGCTCGGGCCTCGTCAAACCTGGCTTTCTTCGTCGCAGTGTAAACACCCTTCTCCGGCGGCAGCTGAGGGCCATCGTCCTCCAGGGGGATGGTGCCCCAGTGGTCCAGTTCCATTTCCTTAGTTCCCTcggcttaaaaaaataatttgatcaAAACAATTtcacccaaaaacaaaaataaataatcaaaaGCCGATGGCAGTATTGGAAAACGTGCAATAACTATCGATTGCTAAAGAGCTCAATGCCACGGTGCGTAAGACACGAGTATCGGCACCTTGGGTATCGTAGCAAGCgtaatgtttgttttttaggaaagggaaaaataattaactGACGAGGCGAATTGAAACGTCGGCAAGATAACGCAACGACGCAGACGACGTGTGGGATACTCCGGCGGATTGGCGGTGCCAGGGTACGGATTCGGCAACAAGATGCACCAGCAACACATGGACCTGCATGCGCCCGTGGACTTAAACAAGGTGAGTAGTATCTGGAGGGGATTACCCCTAGGCGAGGAGAAAGGGTCCATCTAATGATCAATTGAATGCTCCACAGTCCCTGGATGAGATGTCCCCAGAGGAGCGCATGCGGTAAGTTTATTTAATCCCTTGCCGGTTCTCCAAAGGTTGTTGACCTAATCTTTCACCTTCCCCTCCAGAGCGGAACACCAGCTGATGGTGGAGAAACACCGCGGCCACGACGCCATGCACTCGGAGATGGTGATCATCCTCTTTGTGACCCTGGTCATCGCCCAGATCATTCTGGTCGAGTGGAAGAAGCGCCACTACAGCTCCTACGCCTTCGTCACTCTATTGGCCATGTGGCTCATCCCGCTAATCATCTCGTGCAGCTTCGGTTGGGTGCGCTTCATCATCATCTGGCTGATATTCACTTTCATCACGGCACTGGTGATGCGGAGGGCCACCAGTAAGCCCATCCAGGGTACAACGCCTAGGTGAGTCACGCCGCCAGTTGGCGATAAGGGCAATAACAGTAATCTTATCCATTTCCATTGCAGGCTGGTCTACAAATGGTTCTATTTCATCTACAAGCTGAGCTACGGCCTGGGCCTGGTCGGCTACTTGGTGATCATGGCCGCCTTTCTGGGAATGAACTACGTCTTCTCGCAGCCTCCAAACGCCTGGATGGACGTTGGCCTGATGTTCTGTTTTTACGGTCTATATATCGGAGTCCTTGGCCGGGATATATCCGAGATCTGCTCCGACAAAATGGCCGCTGCCATTGGCGTACGTATTGAACTTTCTTGGAGTATATTAATTCGAACAATCCTTTATCGCTTCGTAGTACTACACGCCTCAGGGCATCCCAACCCGACACCTGGACCAGAATGTGTGCGCCGTTTGTGGCAACCAGCTATTGGTCTCTGAAAAGGAGGAAGGCGTCATCGAGAACACTTACAAGCTGTCGTGCCAGCATGTATTTCATGAGTTCTGCATACGCGGGTGGTGCATCGTAGGAAAGAAGCAGACCTGTCCCTACTGCAAGGAAAAGGTCGACCTCCAGAAGATGTTCCGCAATCCGTAAGTCATGGAATCAAGTGACCAATGTATACTATATGTTCTCGTACGTCTTGCAGCTGGGAGAAGCCCCACGTCTTGTACGGACGCTTGTTGGACTGGATTCGCTGGCTGGTGGCCTGGCAGCCGCTTATCTTCTTCATAGT
Encoded here:
- the LOC6503858 gene encoding RING finger protein 121 encodes the protein MHQQHMDLHAPVDLNKSLDEMSPEERMRAEHQLMVEKHRGHDAMHSEMVIILFVTLVIAQIILVEWKKRHYSSYAFVTLLAMWLIPLIISCSFGWVRFIIIWLIFTFITALVMRRATSKPIQGTTPRLVYKWFYFIYKLSYGLGLVGYLVIMAAFLGMNYVFSQPPNAWMDVGLMFCFYGLYIGVLGRDISEICSDKMAAAIGYYTPQGIPTRHLDQNVCAVCGNQLLVSEKEEGVIENTYKLSCQHVFHEFCIRGWCIVGKKQTCPYCKEKVDLQKMFRNPWEKPHVLYGRLLDWIRWLVAWQPLIFFIVQGINWMLGLE